One part of the Saprospiraceae bacterium genome encodes these proteins:
- a CDS encoding ABC transporter ATP-binding protein, whose amino-acid sequence MSFPIISLQGLNKSYGHIKAIDGLNLDVNHNIVFGFLGPNGAGKSTCLRMMLSLISPDSGTIRIFNKDLKTQRSEIMSHIGSIVEKPDFYLFLSAKDNLKILAQLNKVNPTEHRIHEILELVGLSNRASDKVKTFSHGMKQRLGLAQALIHDPALIILDEPTTGLDPQGIIDLRLLILQLKTETKKTILLSSHILSEIELVADEMVIINKGKSIVQGKVNDLMSDQDLILNVEISDVHFAKQKILERFPDCGLNIIDQYKIQCHLSRAEIPIVNELLRHPEIKIYALHYKRRLEDYFLKLTAS is encoded by the coding sequence ATGTCGTTTCCCATTATTAGTTTGCAAGGATTGAACAAATCCTATGGTCATATCAAAGCCATTGATGGTTTGAATCTGGATGTAAATCATAATATTGTTTTTGGTTTTTTAGGTCCGAATGGTGCAGGAAAAAGTACCTGTTTGCGAATGATGCTTTCTTTGATCTCTCCGGATTCAGGAACGATTCGCATTTTTAATAAAGATCTGAAAACGCAGCGATCTGAAATCATGTCCCATATTGGAAGTATTGTTGAAAAACCTGATTTCTACCTGTTTCTTTCAGCTAAAGACAATTTGAAAATATTAGCACAACTTAACAAAGTAAATCCAACAGAACATCGAATCCATGAAATCCTGGAATTGGTTGGCTTATCAAATCGCGCTTCGGATAAAGTAAAAACATTTAGCCATGGAATGAAACAGCGACTTGGCTTAGCGCAAGCTTTAATTCATGACCCAGCATTGATAATCCTGGATGAACCAACAACAGGCTTGGATCCACAGGGTATCATTGATTTGAGATTACTGATTCTACAACTCAAAACAGAAACAAAGAAAACGATCCTGCTTTCTTCCCATATTCTTAGTGAAATTGAATTAGTAGCCGATGAAATGGTAATTATCAATAAGGGCAAATCTATAGTACAGGGGAAAGTAAATGATTTAATGAGTGATCAGGATTTAATATTAAATGTAGAAATATCGGATGTTCATTTTGCAAAACAAAAAATATTAGAACGCTTTCCAGATTGTGGTTTAAATATTATTGATCAATATAAAATACAATGCCATTTATCAAGAGCGGAAATTCCAATTGTCAATGAATTACTTAGACATCCTGAGATTAAAATTTATGCACTCCATTATAAAAGACGCCTGGAGGATTATTTTCTTAAACTTACAGCTTCCTGA
- a CDS encoding ABC transporter permease subunit: MLNLLKIELFKISRKPRSYIGFVAITTIVLLIEMALYVDGNNYMQFFLQQLETSFQIEGNLLTGNLVCFIILQTLIIQMPLLVALVTGDLISGEAASGTIRFLLTKPYSRTKILFSKFIAGNIYVAFLLIWLGILALGGGLLIFGDGDHLVLKSEELVILRQGDTLWRFMAAFGIAFLSLGVVAAFSLMLSCFTDNSIGPIVSSMAVIILFTIIGSLELPIFDSIKPFLFTTHMIVWRTMFDNPIDWTLVSNSLLILVFHILLFLGISWYHFKTKDINQ, translated from the coding sequence ATGCTGAACCTGTTAAAAATCGAATTATTTAAAATTTCAAGGAAACCGAGATCCTATATTGGCTTCGTTGCAATAACAACGATTGTTCTTCTTATTGAAATGGCTTTATATGTTGATGGAAATAACTATATGCAGTTTTTTTTACAACAACTTGAAACATCCTTTCAAATCGAAGGAAATTTATTGACAGGCAATTTAGTATGTTTTATTATACTTCAAACCTTAATTATTCAAATGCCATTATTGGTAGCCTTAGTTACCGGAGATCTAATATCCGGTGAAGCAGCCTCAGGAACCATCCGTTTTCTTTTAACAAAACCATACTCTCGTACCAAAATATTGTTTTCCAAATTTATCGCAGGCAATATATATGTAGCATTTCTATTAATCTGGCTTGGGATTCTAGCATTAGGGGGCGGTCTATTAATTTTTGGTGATGGAGATCACCTTGTTTTAAAAAGTGAGGAATTAGTAATCCTTCGACAAGGAGATACCTTGTGGCGTTTTATGGCTGCATTTGGCATTGCATTTCTAAGCCTTGGTGTAGTTGCAGCGTTTTCATTAATGCTTTCTTGTTTTACAGACAACTCCATAGGCCCAATAGTAAGTTCAATGGCTGTTATTATTCTATTTACAATTATAGGTTCTCTTGAACTTCCAATTTTTGATAGCATTAAACCCTTTTTATTTACTACGCATATGATTGTATGGAGAACTATGTTTGACAATCCGATTGATTGGACATTGGTTTCTAATTCTTTGCTAATATTAGTTTTTCATATACTCCTGTTCTTAGGCATTTCATGGTATCATTTTAAAACAAAAGATATTAACCAATGA
- a CDS encoding phospholipase yields MNFTTNKERRYKNTFLRAKTIQFIQSGDHFFKKLILLIQHAKESIQIQTFIFDDQETGQEIAAALMAATKRKVAVDLVVDAFGSRHLSNHFINSLKEAGIQFRFFSPISIFKNLNIGRRLHHKVAVFDGKYALVGGINLANKYRGTSTIEPWLDFAVLIHGNVCQKLKDICFRIEEKSFSLIDQTKKLISNSKDPYDISIRQNDWLRNKKQIFQSYILAIQKAETSITIFGSYFLPGLKLRMALEQAAKRGVKIQIVLAGKSDIPLLLNATYYLYSWLHKHKIKVFEWNKSVLHAKLAVIDEQWMTIGSFNLNHLSKYASIELNVDILNTTFVTHVSTHLNGLIKNDCEEILSTRARNLSTKIRELFAYFLGRTLIKAVTFFPNFRNIYSKLVD; encoded by the coding sequence ATGAATTTTACTACGAATAAAGAAAGGCGATATAAAAATACATTTTTACGCGCAAAGACTATTCAGTTTATTCAAAGTGGGGACCATTTTTTTAAAAAACTTATTTTATTAATTCAACATGCAAAGGAATCCATTCAGATTCAAACTTTTATATTTGATGATCAGGAGACAGGGCAGGAAATAGCAGCAGCTTTAATGGCTGCTACGAAAAGAAAGGTTGCGGTAGATTTAGTGGTGGATGCATTTGGTTCAAGACATTTATCAAATCATTTTATTAATTCATTGAAAGAGGCTGGTATTCAATTTCGCTTTTTTTCTCCTATCTCCATTTTTAAGAATTTGAATATCGGACGGCGCCTTCATCACAAAGTGGCCGTATTTGATGGAAAATATGCTTTAGTTGGAGGTATTAACCTGGCTAATAAATACCGTGGAACAAGTACTATAGAACCCTGGTTGGATTTTGCAGTATTGATTCATGGTAATGTTTGTCAAAAACTTAAAGATATTTGTTTTAGAATTGAAGAAAAATCTTTTAGCCTCATAGATCAAACCAAGAAGCTAATTTCAAATTCAAAAGATCCATATGATATAAGCATTCGGCAGAATGATTGGCTGAGAAATAAGAAGCAAATTTTCCAGAGTTATATTTTAGCGATTCAAAAAGCAGAAACATCTATTACCATTTTTGGGAGTTATTTTCTACCCGGATTAAAGCTTCGGATGGCATTGGAGCAAGCTGCAAAAAGAGGCGTAAAAATTCAAATTGTATTGGCAGGGAAATCAGATATCCCACTTTTACTGAATGCTACCTATTATCTTTATAGTTGGTTGCATAAACATAAGATCAAAGTGTTTGAATGGAATAAATCGGTACTCCATGCAAAATTAGCTGTGATTGATGAGCAGTGGATGACTATTGGATCTTTTAACTTAAACCATTTAAGTAAATATGCAAGTATCGAACTCAATGTAGATATTTTAAACACAACATTTGTGACTCATGTGAGCACCCATTTAAATGGCTTAATTAAAAACGATTGTGAAGAAATATTAAGCACCAGAGCAAGAAACCTTTCAACTAAAATCAGAGAACTATTTGCTTATTTTTTAGGAAGAACATTGATAAAGGCAGTTACATTTTTTCCGAATTTTAGAAATATCTATTCTAAATTGGTAGATTAA
- a CDS encoding DUF2062 domain-containing protein has product MFRKIRYEIIKVSRAHGTVHEIALGAAIGAFISIFPTFGLGTLLVLLAYRFINFNLVSAISGSLISNIFTSPLFMALSYKIGSLIFKPESALDFKNWYKHLDHLGISVLTGGFILSTFSAFLIYYSVKIIMQYYRDQKLKKSLTQ; this is encoded by the coding sequence GTGTTTAGAAAAATTCGATATGAAATCATTAAAGTTTCGCGTGCGCATGGTACTGTACATGAAATAGCACTGGGTGCTGCCATTGGTGCATTTATAAGTATTTTCCCAACGTTTGGATTGGGTACTTTATTAGTTTTGTTGGCCTATCGTTTTATAAATTTTAATTTAGTTTCAGCCATAAGTGGTAGTTTGATTTCAAATATATTTACAAGTCCTTTATTTATGGCATTGAGTTATAAAATCGGATCCTTGATATTTAAACCAGAATCAGCGCTGGATTTTAAAAATTGGTATAAGCATTTAGATCATTTAGGGATTTCAGTATTGACTGGTGGTTTTATTTTGAGTACTTTTTCAGCTTTTCTAATCTATTATAGTGTTAAAATAATTATGCAATATTATCGGGACCAAAAATTGAAGAAATCACTTACGCAATGA
- a CDS encoding nuclear transport factor 2 family protein, whose translation MKKLFYSVLLLVLVFSNPQSLSAQAKPAKLPLENRINFENFLKEIYTAYENKDYKALKNYYDRSAAEINPDGSMVQGIKNLEAAWKAFDGMVDEKPIFTYKLTSSRMVTPDVAIVTWDSDAQIKIKGQDMGGKAIGMAVLKKKNNSWTIHFDSMTPVMPMPPMPAPATPEATPSGN comes from the coding sequence ATGAAAAAATTATTTTACAGTGTATTGCTTTTAGTTCTTGTTTTTAGCAACCCACAATCGTTAAGTGCACAAGCTAAACCTGCAAAACTTCCATTAGAAAACAGAATCAACTTTGAGAATTTTCTAAAAGAAATTTATACAGCTTATGAAAACAAAGATTATAAAGCCTTGAAAAATTATTATGATCGGTCTGCAGCGGAGATTAATCCGGATGGTAGTATGGTTCAAGGTATAAAAAACCTGGAAGCTGCCTGGAAAGCTTTTGATGGTATGGTTGATGAAAAACCAATATTTACTTACAAACTAACATCTTCCCGTATGGTGACTCCTGATGTGGCAATTGTTACCTGGGATTCAGATGCACAAATTAAAATTAAAGGCCAGGATATGGGAGGAAAAGCGATTGGTATGGCTGTTTTGAAAAAGAAAAATAATAGCTGGACGATTCATTTTGATTCCATGACACCGGTTATGCCAATGCCACCTATGCCAGCGCCGGCTACACCAGAAGCAACTCCATCTGGAAATTAA